From Brassica oleracea var. oleracea cultivar TO1000 chromosome C3, BOL, whole genome shotgun sequence, a single genomic window includes:
- the LOC106329089 gene encoding vacuolar protein sorting-associated protein 29, translating into MVLVLALGDLHVPHRAADLPPKFKSMLVPGKIQHIICTGNLCIKEIHDYLKTICPDLHIVRGEFDEDARYPETKTLTIGQFKLGLCHGHQVIPWGDLDSLAMLQRQLDVDILVTGHTHQFTAYKHEGGVVINPGSATGAYSSINQDVNPSFVLMDIDGLRVVVYVYELVDGEVKVDKIDFKKTSTSSSAP; encoded by the exons ATGGTGCTGGTTCTGGCATTGGGGGATCTCCATGTACCACATAGAGCGGCGGATCTGCCTCCAAAATTCAAATCGATGCTTGTTCCCGGAAAGATTCAACACATCATCTGCACTGGCAATCTCTGCATCAAA GAAATCCACGACTACTTGAAGACTATATGCCCTGATTTGCATATAGTTCGTGGGGAGTTTGACGAAGATGCACGCTACCCTGAGACCAAAACCTTGACCATCGGCCAGTTCAAGCTTGGACTCTGCCACGGCCACCAG GTGATCCCATGGGGTGATCTTGATTCACTTGCCATGCTTCAGAGACAACTCGACGTGGACATACTTGTAACAGGCCACACCCACCAGTTCACCGCCTACAAACACGAGGGAGGAGTCGTGATTAACCCTGGCTCTGCAACCGGAGCTTATAGTAGCATAAACCAAGATGTTAACCCGAGCTTTGTTCTTATGGATATCGATGGTCTTCGAGTTGTGGTCTATGTCTATGAGCTCGTCGACGGAGAGGTTAAGGTCGACAAGATCGATTTCAAGAAGACCTCCACTTCCAGCTCTGCTCCTTAG